AGCTAACAAAAACTATTATGTTGCTCCCCCTTTCCAACCTCGCAAtctcatttcatttccttttgggACTGTATTCTTCAAGACTAGACCCAGAAACGACTCCTGATTCTCAAAGCTATAACCAAACACACCACGAGGCTGTGCCAAAATTAAAGCAGATATTCAGGAAGACGAGTGTGCGTCGGCGGGGACTCCGTTAATGCCCGTATAGATAACTTGATGtataaaaaaagaatgagaaaaaaatagcaTATTCCTTCCAGACAAAGACCCGCTGTCATCAAAGGGAGCGTTATCGAGGTAGCGGTAgcttttgtcaactttaaaaagaaaatcgttgaagaaaagaaaaggaaagaacaaatcACTGACTTCGCCTAGCCTTAGTCCCTTCCCTTCATCATCAGGACAGTAACCATCGACCAGCGCGCAGTTACCAGACAACGTACGAACCGCAACCCCCCCGGCCCCCAACGGCGGCCCTCCGCCGCGCCCCTCCCAAACATCGGCATAACCGAAACGTTAAGAAAAATTCAGAGGACCGTACGCCCAGAACAAGCTAATCGCACAAGCCGCGCGCACTGATTAATGTGGACATAATTGTGAACTGAGCTACGAGAAGAGTTTGACAGGAATTTCCGAACTGACCTGAACGCCAGGAGAGTCGATGTTTAGGACCCGGATCTTGGCCCCGACGTCGCCCAGCACCCGGAGCTCCACCCGGTCGTTCAGCGACGCGTCCCTTATCAAGTCCGACGCATCCGCCTGCATCAGATTGAACCGGTCGACGGCGATGGTGGCCACCACCTGCCGCTCGCTGTGGGCCTCCTGGTAGAACCCCGGCACGGAGGCCTTCCCCAGCGGAATCCCCTTGTACATCACCGTGAACTTCGACTCGCCGTACCTGATCCCGACCTTGTTCGGGTTCACCGCCAGGAAGAGCATCCTTATGCTGAGGGTCAGCGACGCGCTGGCCGGGCTGGAGCCCCcgccggcggtggcggctgcggctgcggcggcggccgTGGCGGGGTCGGTGGGGGAGATGCCCATGTACTGGACGCCGACCTGCTGGAGGTCGAACTGgggcttcttgggcttgacGGCGAGGATGATGACGAGGACGACGGCGAGGACGAGGAGggcgaggaaggagaagagcaGGAAgaggcagcagcagcagccctTGAGGGAGGCCGaggagtaggaggaggaggaggatggatAGTAGTACTGGTGGCGGTCTTGGGAGGACGACGGAGGGCGTGCGTGGTGGTCGCCGTTGGCCTGGGTTGTCATTCTTTGCTTTTCCGGGGTTCTCTCTCCTGCCtccccttctctttctctcttgttAGCCTCttctctgctttttttttttttccttttgtgccTCGCTCggctttagagagagagagagagagtgggggggGAAGTGGAAGACAAGGAGTGAGAACTGAGAAATGACTTTACTTAGCAAGCACATAAATGAAAAGGCCCCCCACACTCCATCCTCCCCCGAATTCTCAATTTCCACAATTGACTATTGAACCCCTACCGTGCACATCAAAAGTTTCCTGTCATTACGATCCAATAACTATATAAGTAAGAGAAAATTAGAGTTAGATCCCgttcgtttcacaaaaaataacttttagaatatgtttttcaaatcttttgatgttcgtttcattgaaaatgaattaatcGAATAAAACATAAAGTCTTCTAGgataagagaaaatattttacactttcaaaaaaga
Above is a window of Eucalyptus grandis isolate ANBG69807.140 chromosome 9, ASM1654582v1, whole genome shotgun sequence DNA encoding:
- the LOC104419945 gene encoding uncharacterized protein LOC104419945, which gives rise to MTTQANGDHHARPPSSSQDRHQYYYPSSSSSYSSASLKGCCCCLFLLFSFLALLVLAVVLVIILAVKPKKPQFDLQQVGVQYMGISPTDPATAAAAAAAATAGGGSSPASASLTLSIRMLFLAVNPNKVGIRYGESKFTVMYKGIPLGKASVPGFYQEAHSERQVVATIAVDRFNLMQADASDLIRDASLNDRVELRVLGDVGAKIRVLNIDSPGVQVSVNCAVVISPSKQSLTYKQCGFDGLRV